One window of the Solanum stenotomum isolate F172 chromosome 11, ASM1918654v1, whole genome shotgun sequence genome contains the following:
- the LOC125845998 gene encoding ethylene-responsive transcription factor 9-like has product MAKNNNINVAVPSGEMRYKGVRKLPTGSYIAEIKVISQRRFVWLGTFDTAEEAARAYDAAARQHLGPRTVINFPPITNHNDVKRTKNYLQKLNRKDVMINYANNSTSASSSLMPNQSSDKEFRRFTTITGASVMMSMVRDRSLLEALMREGVILPDPEIIGVRHANNTEPLNLELTLAPPGSM; this is encoded by the coding sequence atggcaaaaaacaataatatcaatGTTGCAGTTCCCTCCGGTGAAATGCGTTACAAGGGTGTGAGGAAGCTTCCCACAGGGAGCTACATAGCTGAGATCAAAGTTATCAGCCAGAGAAGATTTGTGTGGCTTGGAACATTTGATACAGCGGAGGAAGCTGCTAGGGCTTATGATGCAGCTGCCCGACAGCATCTCGGCCCACGGACAGTCATTAATTTTCCTCCAATAACTAATCATAATGACGTCAAAAGAACCAAAAATTATCTTCAAAAGCTTAATCGTAAGGATGTCATGATCAATTATGCCAACAACAGTACTTCTGCATCATCTTCTTTGATGCCAAATCAGAGTTCTGATAAGGAGTTTCGTCGTTTTACAACGATTACTGGAGCTTCTGTTATGATGTCAATGGTGCGAGATAGAAGCTTATTAGAGGCTTTAATGAGAGAAGGAGTGATACTTCCGGACCCAGAGATCATCGGGGTCCGCCATGCTAACAATACCGAGCCTCTCAATCTTGAGCTCACTCTTGCACCGCCAGGTAGCATGTAA
- the LOC125845999 gene encoding glycine-rich RNA-binding protein GRP1A-like, which yields MAITLVTTVATITTISATSSTTAVTRSLTHKCSVRPSDINNLGKTINVGLNLVFDSLTISQAMKTSRSDFGLMNEIPSDGEAVEYEIDSGTDGCTKVVNVIRPNRAPVSRGSGGRSGGGGQDGGYGGGRGGIRGYNDIDSGYGGGGGGYDGGRGGGGRSECF from the exons ATGGCTATCACCTTGGTCACCACCGTAGCCACCATAACCACCATCTCGGCCACCTCCAGTACCACCGCGGTCACCAGATCCTTAACACACAAGTGCTCCGTCAGGCCCAGTGACATCAACAACCTTGGTAAGACTATCAATGTTGGACTCAATCTCGTATTTGACAGCCTCACCATCAGTCAGGCTATGAAAACTTCCAGATCTGATTTCGGATTAATGAACGAGATT CCTTCTGATGGTGAGGCTGTCGAGTACGAGATTGACTCCGGGACTGATGGTTGTACCAAGGTTGTTAATGTTATTAGGCCTAATAGAGCACCGGTCTCTAGAGGATCTGGTGGCCGCAGTGGCGGAGGTGGCCAAGATGGTGGCTACGGTGGTGGCCGAGGTGGTATCCGTGGATACAATGATATAGACAGTGGCTATGGAGGTGGAGGCGGCGGTTATGATGGCGGAAGAGGTGGTGGAGGAAGAAGTGAGTGTTTTTAG